CTATGGTTGATCAGGGtacaaaatgagagaaaaaaaatctcttttttcCACGCAAGGCAGTCCCATACTGACACAAATGTAGCCATTCACTTTCTGGAGAGGTAAATACACTAAATTAATCCCTCTCAGACACAATTTATGTGAGAGCCAGAAAATAGGATTTATTAGGAAAAGCCTGAATTAGATGAACTGAAACGAACGTTGTTGGTACTTCatagattcattcatttagaaGACGGTAACTGCTGGGAACAAAAGCTCAGCCGCGCCTCTAGaagcgagtctccgctgctcattggtggaaaatgatttcaaactgtCTGCCAAATATGAGAGGTCCCGCCCTCTGCTCTCGCGcctggagcctcttctctggttggtgcgcgcgtcagGAACCGTCCCGCCCGCTCCGGGGACATATAAAGGAGGGTTTGACGCGTTCACAGACACTTCCTTCCCTGAAACAGTATAACAATGAGCGGCAGAGGTAAAACCGGTGGAAAGGCTCGAgcgaaggcaaagacccgctcctctcgtgctggactccagttcccagtcggtcgcgtccacagacatctgcgcaaagggaactatgcgcagcgtgtcggcgcaggagcccccgtctacctggcggccgtgctggagtacctgaccgctgagatcctggagctggctggaaacgccgcccgcgacaacaagaagacccgcatcatcccgcgtcacctgcagctggctgtccgcaacgacgaggagctcaacaagctgctgggcggagtgaccatcgctcagggcggcgtgctgcccaacatccaggcggtgctgctgcccaagaagaccgagaagcccgccaagaagtaAAGCCGGAGACCTCCATccaccacaaaggctcttttaagagccacccacccacacgaAAAGAGCTGCGATACACATGTCACCAGTATAAGGCACAATAGTTTAAAACTCCGTTCTTGTGCTTTGCTTTTATTCTTGTGTGCGCGTATAAAAGACTTGAATGGTAATTAACCAATTTGGGATCAACTAACAAGATAACTGGATCAGGATTTTGTTATAGACTAAATCATTAACGGATGTAGCTGCTGCAGTGTTTTTAACCCTGGCTCCGTGCCTACAATAAAGTTGTCCTTTTTGATGTTTTGCCGTTTCAGTAAATCCCGGTGTaatcaatgtaaaaatacagtGGATGTTTGTCAAATCGGTCCAACTGATTCCAGTCTATTAGCCAAATTAACCCGATGGTTGATTTCGGGCCACCTTGATTCCTCACAAACAATCCGAGCTCAAACGTTAATTTGAACGActagatgtcagtcatcaggataattgtgCTCCTCCTACTTCCAAATTGAAGATGTGAAGAATACAAACCGTACGTGTTTCACTTCCGTGGCTCAGTGTGCCGAATGCCTACAAGTCCTGTTAAGGTGCCCTATAATATTTATGACTAATAGACATGTATTTGTCTATTCTGgatgaaaaaaaggtgtgtgtcatGTCTTGACATAATTATCAACAGGGtgccctgtgattgtgaatggtttgtgtgaccttcattagatgatttcagtgcaCACAATGATTCTTACAACATAATTCTCAACATGCAACTCTGTTGTGAAAcgacacaaataaaaaacaatctcgTGTTAAATCAAGAGCACTAAAGTGCTTCAATCTCAATAGAGAAATCCGTTTAGAGGCGATGTTTGTGACGCATGCGCAGTATCACACAGAAGGTAACCAATCAATCTCGAGCAACCGCACAGAGAAATTTGCATCTCGTTCATATATAGATGCCGTCCTATTCTGTTCGCGACATTGACAGTCTACGAAAGTGACTTGAATCATGCCTGAGGTTGtgaaagcgcccaagaagggctccaagaaagccgtGTCCAAGGCCGTCACCAAGGGCggcaagaaaaggagaaagtccaggaaggagagctacgccatctacgtgtacaaggtgatgaagcaggtgcaccccgacaccggcatctcctccaaggccatgggcatcatgaactcgttcgtgagcgacatctttgagcgcatcgccggcgaggcctctcgcctggctcactacaacaagcgctccaccatcacctccagggagatccagaccgctgtgcgcctgctgctgcccggcgagctggccaagcacgccgtgtctgagggaaccaaggccgtgaccaagtacaccagctccaagtaaACCTGATCTAGACCGccaacacaaaggctcttttaagagccacccacctcTTCTAAAGATGATTTCCTTATGCTTGTATTTCAAAACGTTCCTCCtcatgtgttcatttttaaaatggcacAGTATTTACTGAAATATTCATAATGGTAATAATTCGGTTATACATGTTTAAGTGAAATGTGCAAATTGTTTAATGATTGCTTATCAATTCAAAGCACAAACTGCCTTGTTGCCCGATCTGCAtccatggtttgttttttctaaaaggagtaccaaaaacacacaatagtgGCCATTATGGTGTAttagaaaaatgtgtatatCGTCCAACTTTCTAGGGAATCTATAAATCTAGGtgaatctgtttaatttaaCGGGGGCTCAAAGGGCAGGAAGGCAAGGTTGAATATAAATGGAAACACGTCTTTGACCGCATAGCAAAAGTTTGGGCAAGATAATGTAGAAACACCGGCAGTCGCTCAAAGGtctcgtgtgtgtctgtagacaCTAGGAGACATCAACCAGAATGAGCCAGTTAGTCTAGCAGCAACATGCCAGAAAGAGGGACAATAGTGGGACAACATCAGGATAATCACAATGAGGGTGCTTTAAATAGAGAGTCTGTCAGATAAGTAAACGTGTTGGAGAAAGAATAGAACACAGATTAAACTGAAGGGCGTTAATCCACAACAGTTAACAGTGTATCTTTGATTAGAGATAAACATAAAAAGTATTGTGTTAATAATTTaagagaaggaaaagctctTTAAGGAGGgattgggtggctcttaaaagagccttttatagaaGTGTTTGTCACatcagtttacttcttcttgggtgctgctttcttggctttgggcttagcgaccttcttcactggagatttcttggctgcaggggcctttttcaccaccttcttggggctcttggccacctttttggggctctttgctaccttcttggggctcttggccaccttcttggccgctgcgggtttcttggccttcttcggtgacttcttagcggctacaactttcttcactgccgctgctttgggctttttggccgctgcgggtttcttggccgcgggcttcttggctttaggagcggctttctttgccggtttgtcggcggtggtcttgctcatcttgaaggagccggaggccccgatccccttgacctggaccagagtccccttggccaccaggctcttgatggcggtcttgacgcgggccttgttcttgtccacatcgtatcctccggcggtcagagccttcttgacggcggcagcagacacgccgctccgctccttggaAGCGGCCACAGTTTTCACGATGAGGTCAGAGACGCTGGGACCGACCTTTTTCGGCTTGGACaccttcttcttggctgctttgggcgcggcggcggctggagctggagctacttctgccattttgtcccgttgttgtgcgtttgtatcgtcgaggactcgagagagtgagactgatgaAGAGCTGAAAGCAGCGGACTGAACTTAAACGCACcatgagaaccgtagagactcaACCCAGCCCGGAGCTCCTCGTGCAGCCTGAAAGTCgagtcacttgtgttttctctccactgattaaagactaaaaactaaatgtgcatcaggtgctggaggctgaaggtggaggagccgatagcggactagtttctcttcatgttcaggtcacgtagagctctgatgatcaatgcgttttgtttgaggagcctccaaacctcacctactcagcgccgtggacagcagtgatcagcggcttttcccactcatttctctcttcaaagtatttaaaatacatcaaTTCAACATCAAAAGTGGGTTTCCAAACTATCCACATGTTGGTTCAGGGTGTCAACGTACAACGACCATCAGATGTTGATCAGTATTTAATAAACTGGAGTTTTTGTGGAAGCAGCAAACACAGTGATGGTGGTTACAGTTCAATCAGACCTCCCAtcagagctgctcactgtggaCATTTCTTCTGCTAATAGTACCTTTTACTATACGCAGTTACAACTTTTTATCATCAAATATACTGACCCACTAATGTTAATTTTTTTGGAAGCTTTCATATGCATATAGGTCTATTATTGTAAACCATTATTTATATTGTGCTGATGAATTCTATCAGCACAGATGCAGTTACATTTAGGTGAACATAACACATGTAATCATTATTATGACTATCATAAAGTTACGAATGAAGTATTTCTATGCCAACATTCAAAGGAGCTGCTCACTGTGGTCATGTCTTCTGCTAATAAGTTGTATTATAAATAGTATAACATATTTGAATCATCAAATATACTGAAAAACCaatgtggccttttttttgGAAACTCGAACGTTGCAATAACACCGCTATTGTACCACTGATGGTGTGTAATAGTATTCAGCTGATGAAGGAAGTCAGCACTAAAATTTTGAATTTTTAGTGCTGtcattattatattgttattattatgtatgCAGATCAACTGTGAACAGCGAAGAACATGACTCACGATTAGATCAATGAACAACTTA
The DNA window shown above is from Gasterosteus aculeatus chromosome X, fGasAcu3.hap1.1, whole genome shotgun sequence and carries:
- the LOC120812598 gene encoding histone H2A-like, with amino-acid sequence MSGRGKTGGKARAKAKTRSSRAGLQFPVGRVHRHLRKGNYAQRVGAGAPVYLAAVLEYLTAEILELAGNAARDNKKTRIIPRHLQLAVRNDEELNKLLGGVTIAQGGVLPNIQAVLLPKKTEKPAKK